Proteins encoded together in one Gemmatimonadota bacterium window:
- a CDS encoding ABC transporter ATP-binding protein codes for MIHAEMLTRRFGDITAVDGASLDARPGEVTGLLGPNGAGKTTTLSMISGLLAPTSGRILLDGIDLAAEPRRAKSLLGVVPQEIALYEELSARENLEFWGALRGLSGTSLRERIEEVLALVELSDRRDPVSRFSGGMKRRLNLAAGVVHRPRILLLDEPTVGIDVHARARILELVRQMARDGTTVLYTTHYLEEAEALCDRVAILDHGRILADGTLSQLQRSLGDGKVISARGSFTEEEFRARCPVGDAIHFPEDGHVLVAAGHSSAPGVLSALLDSGLSLDDVTIREPSLQSVFLRLTGRELRD; via the coding sequence ATGATCCATGCGGAGATGCTCACGCGACGCTTCGGCGACATCACCGCGGTAGACGGTGCGTCGCTGGACGCCCGACCCGGCGAAGTCACAGGTCTCCTCGGACCCAACGGTGCGGGGAAGACGACCACTCTCTCCATGATCAGCGGGCTCCTCGCCCCCACCTCCGGGCGCATCCTCCTCGACGGGATCGATCTCGCCGCGGAGCCCCGCCGGGCGAAGTCCCTCCTGGGGGTCGTGCCGCAGGAGATCGCGCTCTACGAGGAGCTTTCCGCCCGGGAGAATCTGGAGTTCTGGGGGGCGCTTCGAGGACTCTCCGGCACATCACTCCGCGAACGCATCGAGGAAGTCCTTGCGCTGGTGGAACTCTCGGACCGCCGGGACCCGGTTTCCCGATTCAGCGGCGGCATGAAGCGTCGGTTGAATCTCGCGGCGGGTGTCGTGCATCGCCCGCGCATTCTGCTGCTGGATGAGCCCACCGTCGGCATCGATGTCCACGCGCGCGCCCGCATTCTGGAGCTCGTGCGCCAGATGGCCCGGGACGGAACGACGGTGCTCTACACGACCCACTATCTGGAGGAGGCGGAAGCGCTGTGCGACCGCGTCGCCATCCTCGATCACGGGCGGATCCTGGCGGACGGGACACTGTCCCAGCTTCAGCGGTCTCTCGGCGACGGGAAGGTCATCAGTGCGCGCGGGTCGTTCACGGAGGAGGAGTTCCGCGCACGATGCCCCGTCGGTGACGCGATCCACTTTCCTGAAGACGGGCATGTTCTCGTTGCGGCGGGACATTCCAGCGCACCGGGCGTCCTGTCGGCACTTCTCGACTCCGGGCTGTCGCTTGACGATGTCACCATCCGTGAACCCTCCCTCCAGAGCGTCTTCCTGCGGCTGACAGGCCGGGAGCTGCGCGATTGA
- a CDS encoding O-antigen ligase family protein gives MSASPEARLHRRAGSAIPAFLVCFAFFTPFSIAGAHISLTLAGLAFLTDPQSRSSARRLARGHFLMRPVVAWCVVSIVAALFAIDLFGSVIKLKKLLLLTLLPLGALPQVRARIGWILGALLSSAAAVSTVGLARHLLAGGGLAERLRGITGHYLTIAGILMVVTLVAVGIAASGPGATRPCRRFAGIASAGVLSFIALMATYARGSWLGFGAGALFLLRRNRWPLLALVAAGTLFAMLGPQDARDRLRSIVDPDHPRNIERVLIWEHGLELSLKRPWSGLGLVIPAGLMEKEVATEHGVIRVHSHMHNTPLQIVVSMGFPALAVFGWLVAAWFRLGKRALPGAEGLWERGLVAAYPAVLSALLVNGLVEWNFGDSEILGLFHLLTGLVLGVESAE, from the coding sequence ATGTCGGCCAGCCCGGAGGCCCGTTTGCACCGTCGTGCCGGAAGTGCCATCCCCGCGTTCTTGGTGTGCTTCGCGTTCTTCACGCCGTTTTCGATCGCGGGGGCGCACATTAGCCTCACGCTGGCAGGGCTGGCCTTCCTGACGGATCCGCAGAGCCGCAGTTCCGCCCGGCGGCTGGCACGCGGGCACTTTCTCATGCGCCCGGTAGTCGCATGGTGCGTGGTGAGCATCGTGGCCGCTCTTTTCGCGATCGACTTGTTCGGGTCGGTCATCAAGCTGAAGAAACTCCTGCTGCTCACGCTCCTTCCGCTCGGCGCGCTTCCGCAGGTGCGGGCCCGGATCGGGTGGATTCTGGGGGCGCTTCTGTCTTCGGCCGCGGCCGTTTCCACTGTGGGCCTCGCGCGGCACCTGCTGGCGGGAGGAGGGCTTGCGGAGCGGCTTCGCGGGATCACGGGGCACTACCTTACGATCGCGGGGATTCTCATGGTCGTGACGCTGGTTGCCGTCGGGATTGCAGCGAGCGGACCCGGCGCGACCCGCCCATGCCGCCGTTTTGCGGGCATTGCCTCGGCGGGGGTGCTGTCGTTCATCGCGCTCATGGCCACCTATGCGCGCGGGAGCTGGCTGGGATTCGGCGCCGGGGCACTCTTCCTTCTGCGGCGGAATCGATGGCCGCTGCTCGCGCTGGTGGCGGCCGGCACGCTCTTCGCCATGCTGGGCCCGCAGGATGCGCGCGACCGCCTCCGCTCCATCGTGGATCCCGATCATCCCCGGAATATTGAGCGCGTCCTCATCTGGGAACACGGGCTGGAGCTTTCGCTGAAGAGACCGTGGTCCGGCCTCGGGCTGGTGATTCCGGCCGGGCTCATGGAGAAGGAGGTGGCGACGGAGCATGGCGTGATTCGCGTTCACAGCCATATGCACAACACGCCGCTTCAGATTGTCGTCTCGATGGGATTCCCAGCGCTGGCGGTCTTCGGATGGCTGGTGGCGGCCTGGTTTCGTCTGGGGAAACGCGCGTTGCCCGGGGCGGAGGGGCTGTGGGAGCGTGGGCTGGTCGCGGCCTATCCGGCGGTGCTCTCGGCTCTTCTTGTGAACGGCCTCGTGGAATGGAACTTCGGGGACTCGGAGATCCTGGGGCTGTTTCACCTGCTGACCGGGCTTGTCCTCGGGGTGGAGTCGGCGGAGTGA
- the smpB gene encoding SsrA-binding protein SmpB: MDENNRTITSHKKARHDYHLIERMEAGLSLTGTEVKSLRAGKASLSEAYARIDGSEVFLVGAHIPEYKHGNRENHEPTRKRKLLLHRREIDRIIGKIREKGLTLVPLRLYWKHGRVKVEIALARGKRSYDRRDDIAATEARREMRKAKARRTGGDE, from the coding sequence ATGGACGAGAACAACCGAACGATCACCAGCCACAAGAAGGCGCGTCACGACTACCATCTCATCGAGAGGATGGAAGCGGGGCTGAGCCTTACCGGAACCGAAGTGAAATCGCTGCGCGCCGGGAAGGCGAGCCTGTCGGAGGCGTATGCGCGGATCGACGGGTCGGAGGTGTTCCTCGTCGGGGCGCACATTCCCGAGTACAAGCACGGGAACCGCGAAAACCACGAACCCACGCGAAAGCGGAAACTCCTTCTTCATCGAAGGGAGATTGACCGCATCATCGGGAAGATCCGCGAGAAGGGGCTGACGCTGGTTCCGCTGCGCCTCTACTGGAAGCACGGTCGTGTGAAGGTGGAGATTGCGCTGGCGCGGGGGAAGCGGTCGTACGATCGCCGGGACGACATCGCCGCAACGGAGGCCAGGCGGGAAATGCGAAAGGCGAAGGCGCGGCGCACGGGAGGCGACGAGTGA
- a CDS encoding N-acetylmuramoyl-L-alanine amidase — MNRLASALLAAGCLALVVHAGTEASAGPRVERSGGFLRTTARPEPRELACFRVDGVDCLRLADVARIFHGTRYWRPDIEKIVLKVAGRRIRLTVDSPFVFTGSEGVNLMAPIVRTGDGVLVPVRLVTRVLSPIVEGEVSWHRDRRLLRIDTEDPTVLRVSYGLPEESVLAEIGLGKAQVARVHHVLEGSGDGTGRRVRVAIDDGILAPELEGFSPGGRFVDSLVATQRAGHAELDFHLSRDAPTGLGLEFRGRPARWLLAAGRADSGDAVEGWGEGERADLAGREVRVVAVDAGHGGMDRGVLSSAGVSEKEIALLIAGRLAELLEDEGFVVVMTRRDDRYIRADSRAEKVIAGRADLLFSIHANGWFDASTRGFSVAVLPEGTAAEEGGMRRWGEVSADAVRESRLLADWTLEEMEALLPLESRGVREGDFAVLRGAGIPAVLVECGFLSNPEESLTLSDGGFHDGVAVALLEAALRFRDAAAVGELQPAEETAP, encoded by the coding sequence GTGAACCGGTTGGCGAGTGCGCTTCTTGCGGCGGGGTGCCTGGCGTTGGTCGTTCACGCGGGGACGGAAGCCTCGGCCGGGCCACGCGTCGAGCGATCGGGCGGCTTCCTGCGCACGACCGCCCGTCCGGAACCGCGCGAACTGGCGTGCTTTCGGGTGGACGGCGTGGACTGCCTGCGGCTGGCGGATGTCGCGCGTATCTTCCACGGAACGCGCTACTGGCGGCCTGACATCGAGAAGATCGTGCTGAAGGTGGCAGGGCGCCGCATTCGCCTGACGGTGGACAGCCCGTTCGTCTTCACGGGGTCCGAGGGCGTGAACCTCATGGCCCCGATTGTGCGAACGGGAGACGGGGTGCTCGTCCCGGTTCGACTGGTGACGCGCGTGCTCTCGCCGATTGTCGAAGGTGAAGTGAGCTGGCATCGGGATCGGCGGCTTCTTCGGATCGACACGGAGGATCCCACGGTGCTTCGCGTGTCTTACGGTTTGCCGGAAGAGAGCGTGCTGGCGGAGATCGGTCTGGGGAAGGCGCAGGTCGCCCGCGTGCACCATGTGCTGGAGGGGAGCGGGGACGGCACGGGCCGTCGTGTTCGCGTGGCCATCGACGACGGGATTCTGGCTCCGGAGCTGGAGGGATTCTCGCCGGGCGGGCGGTTCGTGGATTCGCTGGTCGCGACGCAGCGAGCGGGGCACGCGGAACTGGACTTCCACCTGTCGCGGGACGCGCCGACGGGGCTGGGGCTGGAGTTTCGCGGGCGCCCGGCGCGATGGCTTCTCGCCGCGGGCCGCGCGGACAGTGGGGACGCGGTGGAGGGATGGGGCGAGGGGGAACGCGCGGATCTTGCCGGGCGGGAAGTGCGCGTGGTGGCGGTGGACGCCGGGCATGGCGGGATGGACCGGGGTGTCCTGTCGAGCGCCGGGGTTTCGGAGAAGGAGATCGCGCTGTTGATCGCCGGGCGGCTGGCGGAACTCCTGGAGGACGAGGGGTTCGTGGTGGTCATGACGCGTCGTGACGATCGCTACATCAGGGCGGACAGTCGCGCGGAGAAAGTGATTGCCGGGCGCGCGGACCTGCTCTTCTCGATCCACGCGAACGGGTGGTTTGACGCGAGCACCCGGGGCTTCTCCGTGGCGGTTCTTCCGGAGGGGACGGCGGCGGAGGAGGGCGGCATGCGGCGCTGGGGCGAAGTGTCGGCGGACGCGGTGCGCGAGAGTCGCCTTCTGGCAGACTGGACGCTGGAAGAAATGGAAGCGCTTCTTCCGCTGGAGAGCCGTGGCGTGCGCGAGGGAGACTTCGCCGTACTGCGGGGTGCGGGAATCCCGGCCGTGCTGGTGGAGTGCGGGTTCCTTTCGAATCCGGAGGAGAGCCTGACGCTGTCGGACGGAGGCTTCCACGACGGGGTGGCGGTCGCGCTTCTGGAGGCGGCGCTGCGTTTCCGGGACGCGGCGGCGGTCGGTGAGCTTCAGCCCGCGGAGGAGACGGCGCCGTGA
- a CDS encoding GerMN domain-containing protein translates to MKWGIAILAVMVVVLVAGGMYYALEREETNPIAPKVEETPGTRSVELVFAGEDGGTVREDREVLAGEMPEDDLARVIAELAVGPRGGGASPLPEGTAVRHVFHDGDGRVTLDLSREAQRNHPGGSEAERATMQCLLATIGTNFLWVDEVQILIEGRPVATLAGHTDLSGAFPLAKYR, encoded by the coding sequence GTGAAGTGGGGGATTGCGATTCTGGCGGTGATGGTGGTGGTGCTGGTCGCGGGAGGGATGTACTACGCGTTGGAGCGCGAAGAGACGAACCCGATCGCCCCCAAAGTGGAGGAGACGCCGGGAACGAGAAGTGTGGAACTGGTCTTCGCCGGGGAGGACGGCGGGACGGTTCGTGAAGATCGGGAGGTGCTGGCCGGGGAAATGCCCGAGGACGATCTGGCCCGCGTGATTGCGGAACTGGCGGTCGGGCCGCGCGGGGGGGGTGCGTCGCCGCTTCCGGAGGGAACGGCGGTGCGCCATGTGTTTCACGACGGCGACGGCCGCGTGACGCTGGATCTGTCGCGGGAGGCGCAGAGGAATCACCCCGGCGGCTCGGAGGCCGAGCGCGCCACGATGCAGTGTCTCCTGGCGACGATCGGCACCAACTTCTTGTGGGTGGATGAAGTGCAGATTCTGATCGAAGGGAGACCGGTGGCGACGCTCGCGGGGCACACGGATCTGTCCGGTGCATTCCCGCTGGCGAAGTATCGATAG
- the rph gene encoding ribonuclease PH produces MTRADGRGVDALRVVSLEIGYAKNAEGSCLVRMGDTWVLCTASVEKGVPGWLRGKGRGWVTGEYGMLPRSTSTRMRRGKGGGRTQEIQRMIGRSLRAVTDLQSLGDHTVTLDCDVLQADGGTRTAAVTGACVALFEACEKMRQDGALEKWPLRELVAAISVGVVDGTPVLDLPYEEDSRAEIDMNVVMTASGRFVEVQGTAEADPFERETLDAMLDLARDGVSELVDLQRGVLGLAEGTGGGE; encoded by the coding sequence ATGACGCGTGCGGACGGGAGAGGGGTGGACGCCCTGCGAGTCGTCTCGCTGGAGATCGGGTATGCGAAGAACGCGGAGGGGTCGTGTCTCGTGCGGATGGGCGACACCTGGGTGTTGTGCACCGCGTCGGTGGAAAAGGGCGTGCCGGGGTGGCTGCGCGGAAAGGGCCGCGGCTGGGTCACCGGCGAATACGGGATGCTCCCGCGAAGCACTTCCACGCGGATGCGCCGGGGCAAGGGCGGGGGCCGGACGCAGGAGATCCAGCGGATGATCGGGCGCTCGCTCCGCGCGGTGACGGACCTGCAGTCGTTGGGGGACCACACCGTCACACTCGATTGCGATGTGCTGCAGGCCGACGGCGGCACCCGGACGGCGGCGGTCACCGGCGCGTGTGTCGCGCTCTTTGAGGCGTGCGAGAAGATGCGGCAGGACGGCGCGCTGGAGAAGTGGCCCCTTCGCGAGCTCGTGGCGGCGATTTCCGTCGGGGTCGTGGACGGGACGCCGGTGCTGGATCTCCCGTACGAAGAGGACTCGCGGGCGGAGATCGACATGAATGTGGTGATGACGGCCTCGGGTCGGTTTGTGGAAGTGCAGGGGACGGCGGAAGCGGACCCCTTCGAGCGGGAGACGCTGGACGCCATGCTGGACCTGGCGCGTGACGGCGTGTCGGAGCTCGTCGACCTGCAGCGCGGGGTGCTCGGACTGGCGGAGGGCACGGGCGGCGGTGAGTAG
- the rdgB gene encoding RdgB/HAM1 family non-canonical purine NTP pyrophosphatase codes for MSSGASGEVRVVLATRNPHKVGEFAELLRGFGVTVVPLSEFPGAGDVVEDRPTFHGNAAKKAEAAAAATGLPALADDSGLEVDALGGAPGVRSARFAGVDADDAANRRHLVECMADVPDGDRDARFRCVLALAMPDGETRFAEGACEGRILREERGSGGFGYDPLFVPAGETRTFAEMASTDKDARSHRGQAVRRAGSLFEGLKAAGPRGQGRGAA; via the coding sequence GTGAGTAGCGGAGCGAGCGGTGAAGTGAGGGTCGTGCTGGCCACCCGGAACCCGCACAAGGTGGGTGAGTTTGCCGAACTGCTCCGGGGATTCGGCGTGACTGTCGTTCCGCTGTCGGAGTTCCCCGGGGCGGGAGATGTCGTGGAGGACCGCCCGACCTTCCACGGGAACGCCGCGAAGAAGGCGGAGGCCGCCGCCGCCGCGACGGGGCTTCCCGCGCTGGCCGACGACTCCGGGCTGGAGGTGGATGCGCTCGGAGGGGCGCCGGGCGTTCGGAGCGCGCGTTTCGCCGGAGTGGACGCGGACGACGCGGCGAATCGCCGACACCTGGTGGAATGCATGGCGGATGTCCCGGACGGGGATCGGGATGCGCGGTTCCGCTGCGTGCTGGCGCTGGCGATGCCGGACGGGGAGACGCGGTTTGCGGAGGGCGCGTGCGAAGGTCGGATCCTGCGGGAGGAGCGCGGCTCGGGCGGGTTCGGGTACGATCCGCTCTTCGTGCCCGCCGGGGAGACGCGGACTTTCGCGGAGATGGCATCGACCGACAAGGACGCTCGATCGCATCGGGGGCAGGCCGTGCGCCGTGCGGGGTCGCTCTTCGAGGGGCTGAAGGCGGCCGGGCCGCGCGGGCAGGGCCGGGGGGCGGCTTGA